Proteins from one Verrucomicrobiia bacterium genomic window:
- the rsmH gene encoding 16S rRNA (cytosine(1402)-N(4))-methyltransferase RsmH yields MKEASYHEPVLVREVVAVLQPTQGKYYLDATLGGGGHSEALLNTGARVLGWDRDPESIQFAAKRLERFGDRFLAEKKNFSQINELPANGLDGVLLDLGVSSHQFDTPERGFSFRFDAPLDMRMDPSQGQPLFQLLQTVMEEDMAFWLREYGEEPKARAIAREIVKARSMSRPVKTTQDLVAVIERVYPGGGPRSHHPATRSFQAFRIAVNDEMGALKKALELAEKILKPQGRLAVITFHSLEDRLVKQVMKEKSRAFEETPRWPNSVPNPKQVFQLVTKKPIVASAEEIANNPRARSAKLRVVEKLTFEKESGVSYE; encoded by the coding sequence TTGAAAGAGGCTTCTTATCACGAGCCGGTTTTGGTTCGCGAGGTTGTAGCAGTCTTACAACCGACGCAGGGCAAATATTATCTCGATGCCACATTGGGCGGAGGTGGACACAGCGAGGCTCTGTTAAATACGGGGGCTCGGGTTTTGGGATGGGATCGCGATCCAGAGTCTATTCAGTTTGCGGCCAAGCGATTGGAGCGATTTGGAGATCGATTTTTGGCCGAAAAGAAAAATTTTTCTCAAATCAACGAGTTGCCGGCAAATGGGCTAGATGGTGTGTTGCTGGATTTGGGCGTTTCCTCGCATCAATTCGACACTCCGGAACGAGGTTTCAGTTTTCGATTCGATGCGCCTTTGGATATGCGCATGGATCCGTCGCAAGGGCAGCCGCTTTTTCAACTTTTACAAACGGTAATGGAGGAAGATATGGCTTTTTGGTTGCGTGAATATGGTGAGGAGCCTAAGGCTCGAGCGATCGCGCGCGAGATTGTGAAAGCGCGTTCCATGTCACGTCCAGTAAAAACGACACAAGATTTAGTGGCTGTGATTGAGAGGGTTTATCCCGGTGGAGGCCCGCGTTCACATCATCCAGCCACACGTTCTTTTCAAGCGTTTCGCATAGCGGTTAATGACGAGATGGGGGCACTCAAAAAAGCGCTGGAATTGGCAGAAAAAATTTTAAAACCGCAAGGGCGTTTGGCTGTGATTACTTTTCATTCTCTTGAGGATCGCTTGGTAAAACAGGTGATGAAAGAGAAAAGTCGCGCTTTTGAGGAAACGCCTCGTTGGCCTAACAGCGTGCCTAACCCTAAACAAGTTTTTCAACTCGTCACCAAAAAGCCGATTGTCGCGAGTGCCGAAGAAATTGCAAATAATCCTCGTGCGCGAAGCGCCAAACTGCGAGTGGTGGAAAAATTAACTTTCGAAAAAGAATCAGGAGTCAGTTATGAATAA
- a CDS encoding UDP-N-acetylmuramoyl-L-alanyl-D-glutamate--2,6-diaminopimelate ligase, whose translation MMLQDLIQEVSSARLFGQSEIQVKGLAYDSRRVQKGDLFFALSGSQKQGRDFIQEAISHGAVAVVGEESFETEVTRIEVANARMAMAKIAQRFFDFPDRQLQVVGITGTNGKTTTAFLTKHLLQSMGLRCGLIGTVRYEIGDRVEAATHTTPESCELYALLQKMVRENCRAAVMEVSSHALDQYRVGGVDFDVAVFTNLTRDHLDYHSEMESYFSAKQRLFANLGQQQKPGAMVVNGDDKRGQILVKNFLLKSDRKVVFGEIAGDLLWRLCGWHEKGCLAEFVYRNQRRSVALPLFGKFNIANAAAAMGAGLMLGGVFEKLARALESAPSVPGRLEAVPNTQGFKVFVDYAHTDDALRKALETLAQVPHRRLITVFGCGGNRDRTKRPLMGAVAMELSDRVYVTSDNPRFEKPEAIIEEIVVGLKEDNDFEIVVDREEAIRAALNEAGTEDIVLIAGKGHETYQEIEGVRYPFHDREVAQKILEEACE comes from the coding sequence ATGATGTTGCAAGATTTAATTCAGGAGGTGTCATCGGCCCGCCTTTTTGGTCAATCAGAAATTCAAGTAAAAGGGTTGGCTTATGATTCGCGTCGTGTGCAAAAGGGAGACCTTTTTTTTGCTTTATCAGGAAGCCAAAAACAAGGACGTGATTTTATTCAGGAGGCGATCAGTCATGGGGCAGTGGCAGTTGTTGGTGAAGAGAGTTTTGAAACAGAAGTAACTCGGATTGAAGTGGCGAATGCCCGGATGGCTATGGCAAAAATCGCTCAACGATTTTTTGATTTTCCAGATCGTCAGTTGCAGGTGGTTGGGATTACGGGAACAAATGGCAAAACAACAACGGCATTTTTGACAAAACATCTTTTGCAATCGATGGGCCTGCGTTGTGGATTAATCGGAACGGTGCGTTATGAGATTGGGGATCGAGTTGAGGCAGCGACTCATACGACACCAGAATCGTGTGAGTTATATGCCTTATTACAAAAAATGGTGAGAGAAAACTGTCGTGCGGCTGTCATGGAGGTTTCTTCTCATGCACTGGATCAATATCGAGTAGGTGGAGTGGATTTTGATGTAGCGGTTTTTACTAATTTAACCCGTGATCATTTAGATTATCACTCGGAGATGGAATCTTATTTTTCGGCAAAGCAACGTTTGTTTGCCAATTTAGGACAACAACAAAAACCGGGTGCGATGGTGGTAAACGGAGATGATAAGCGCGGTCAAATATTGGTAAAAAATTTTTTATTGAAATCTGATAGGAAGGTTGTCTTTGGCGAAATTGCTGGAGATTTACTATGGAGATTGTGCGGTTGGCATGAAAAGGGATGTTTGGCAGAATTTGTTTATCGCAATCAACGCCGATCCGTGGCGTTGCCTTTGTTTGGAAAATTTAATATTGCCAATGCTGCTGCGGCAATGGGAGCAGGGTTGATGCTGGGTGGCGTTTTTGAAAAATTAGCACGAGCTTTAGAAAGTGCGCCATCTGTGCCAGGTCGTTTGGAAGCGGTGCCCAACACTCAAGGGTTTAAAGTTTTTGTGGATTATGCTCATACCGATGATGCATTAAGAAAAGCGTTGGAAACGTTGGCACAAGTGCCACATCGTCGTTTGATTACGGTGTTTGGTTGTGGTGGGAATCGTGATCGAACGAAGCGTCCTTTGATGGGTGCGGTTGCGATGGAATTGAGTGATCGAGTTTATGTGACGTCGGATAATCCACGATTTGAAAAGCCAGAAGCTATTATTGAAGAAATTGTGGTTGGGTTGAAAGAGGACAATGATTTTGAAATTGTTGTTGATCGTGAAGAGGCGATTCGCGCAGCGCTTAATGAAGCGGGAACTGAAGATATTGTTTTGATCGCGGGTAAAGGACACGAAACGTATCAAGAAATTGAGGGCGTGCGTTATCCGTTTCATGATAGGGAAGTGGCACAAAAAATTCTGGAGGAGGCATGCGAGTGA
- a CDS encoding UDP-N-acetylmuramoyl-tripeptide--D-alanyl-D-alanine ligase, with translation MRVMKLSELIEVWDDAFLLSGRNVSSATQVLGVNTDSRRVIKGDCFFALKGERYDAHDFIEEVIARGAVTAVVERDVKTLKEFPLIRVDNTVLALQQLASFYRDSLKIPIVAVAGSNGKTSTKELIAAALSSRWNAAKTLGNLNNHLGVPLTLLGIDPEHEAAVVELGTNHPGEIAFLTKLVKPTVGVITNIGLEHLEFFKDEAGVAKEEGALLEGMENQAIAILNADDSWTESLRGRAKGKVLTAGFSESADVRVSKLEQNDKGQSFCVTFQDDEKIFELPLVGRHLAGNAALAIATGLSLDFSLAEMAEGLKRVSLPSGRMKVYVAKGGGKVIDDSYNANPSSMKAALHYLAGLSGRRIAVLGDMGELGEEASQWHRYVGREAAQLPLDLVVAIGREAGNYAQGTAGKIKVETFVGVEEAVDFLKKNVGSNDVILVKASRSARLERVVEALVGSVTERDHSC, from the coding sequence ATGCGAGTGATGAAACTTTCGGAATTGATAGAGGTTTGGGACGATGCATTTTTGTTATCAGGACGAAATGTTTCGAGTGCCACTCAAGTTTTGGGTGTGAACACGGATTCGCGTCGAGTGATAAAAGGCGACTGTTTTTTTGCGCTGAAAGGAGAGCGTTACGATGCTCATGATTTTATTGAGGAAGTTATTGCACGGGGTGCTGTGACTGCTGTTGTGGAGCGCGATGTGAAAACACTAAAAGAGTTTCCATTAATTCGCGTCGATAACACCGTATTGGCATTACAGCAGTTAGCGTCTTTTTATCGCGATAGTCTTAAGATTCCGATTGTAGCGGTAGCCGGAAGTAATGGTAAAACGAGTACGAAAGAATTAATTGCAGCGGCGTTAAGTTCACGATGGAATGCGGCAAAAACTTTGGGCAATTTAAATAATCATCTGGGTGTTCCATTGACGCTTTTGGGAATTGATCCTGAGCATGAGGCGGCAGTGGTGGAGTTAGGCACGAATCATCCTGGCGAAATTGCCTTTTTAACGAAATTGGTTAAGCCCACGGTGGGGGTGATTACTAATATTGGTTTGGAGCATTTGGAATTTTTTAAAGATGAGGCAGGGGTTGCCAAGGAGGAGGGCGCTTTACTTGAGGGAATGGAAAATCAAGCGATCGCCATTTTGAATGCGGATGATTCTTGGACGGAATCGTTGCGTGGTAGAGCAAAAGGAAAAGTTTTAACTGCTGGGTTTAGTGAATCGGCTGATGTTCGAGTGAGCAAATTGGAACAAAATGATAAGGGGCAATCTTTTTGTGTGACTTTTCAAGATGATGAGAAAATTTTTGAATTACCCTTAGTGGGTCGACATTTGGCGGGAAATGCTGCTTTGGCTATTGCTACGGGTTTATCGTTAGATTTTTCTTTAGCCGAGATGGCGGAGGGATTGAAGCGAGTGAGTTTACCTTCTGGAAGAATGAAGGTGTATGTTGCGAAAGGTGGCGGAAAAGTGATTGATGATTCTTATAATGCCAATCCTAGTTCCATGAAGGCAGCTTTGCATTATTTGGCTGGTTTATCAGGACGGCGAATTGCCGTGCTGGGAGATATGGGAGAGCTGGGTGAGGAGGCGAGTCAGTGGCATCGTTATGTGGGTCGAGAAGCGGCTCAACTTCCTTTGGATTTGGTGGTGGCGATTGGGAGGGAAGCGGGAAATTATGCTCAGGGAACTGCTGGTAAGATAAAGGTTGAAACTTTTGTTGGGGTAGAAGAGGCTGTCGATTTTCTTAAAAAAAATGTGGGTTCGAATGATGTGATCTTGGTTAAAGCGTCACGTTCAGCGCGATTAGAGCGAGTCGTGGAAGCGTTGGTAGGAAGCGTTACAGAAAGGGATCACTCGTGTTAG
- a CDS encoding division/cell wall cluster transcriptional repressor MraZ, producing the protein MNAPFKASYADSFEHGFDAKGRITIPSEWRDEGYESQLFVFPSSEGCLKVYPSSWLARQQEKIIDLPLADKRRKKIEALAMIAQKIVWDAQGRVMISERLRQHAGLKKNAILAGALDHFEIWDEKLRKIRRETRLNLEDLGL; encoded by the coding sequence ATGAATGCTCCCTTTAAAGCCAGTTATGCCGATTCGTTCGAGCACGGCTTTGATGCGAAGGGACGCATTACGATTCCATCGGAATGGCGCGATGAGGGTTATGAATCGCAACTGTTTGTTTTTCCTTCCAGTGAAGGTTGTTTAAAGGTTTACCCCAGCTCTTGGCTGGCTCGACAGCAGGAAAAAATTATTGATTTGCCGTTGGCCGATAAACGCAGAAAGAAAATCGAAGCGCTTGCTATGATTGCGCAGAAAATTGTGTGGGATGCACAGGGGCGCGTAATGATTTCGGAAAGATTGCGCCAGCATGCGGGCTTGAAAAAAAATGCCATTTTAGCTGGCGCTTTGGACCATTTTGAAATTTGGGATGAAAAACTTCGTAAAATTAGGCGTGAAACGCGTTTGAACTTGGAAGATTTAGGGTTGTAA
- a CDS encoding polyprenyl synthetase family protein, producing MKRPPLQSANFFKKEIPLIRAKFEISFAEIHLFLKEVDRFIRKQVAAFDPALVGYLSYVLETRGKNLRPALVLLAGGVSGQIQTDHIKLASVVELIHLASLVHDDILDHAEMRRGKATAHARWGPETAVLLGDCLFAHALKLCTRFENRRVAEKVAEAASDLIQGEILQTQRQFDLTFSIEDYFRIIGMKTAALFEVCTELSALLNQVNQEKQESFRQFGRHLGIAYQIYDDCLDLVGTENQTGKTLGTDLVKGKLTLPILFYLQTLQGADLEKAHEIILSGELESYYQLIQAIHASGQFRHAIESFIKEIDASRAYLTEWKQNVYRNGLEKFLETLKQQLEPL from the coding sequence ATGAAACGTCCTCCTTTGCAATCCGCCAACTTTTTCAAAAAGGAAATTCCCCTCATTCGAGCAAAATTTGAAATCTCCTTTGCAGAAATTCATTTATTTCTTAAGGAAGTAGACCGATTTATTCGCAAACAAGTGGCCGCGTTTGATCCGGCTTTAGTCGGTTATTTAAGTTATGTATTAGAAACGCGCGGCAAAAATTTGCGACCCGCTCTGGTTTTACTCGCTGGCGGTGTTTCAGGACAAATTCAAACCGATCATATAAAACTCGCTTCCGTCGTGGAATTAATTCATCTCGCTTCTTTAGTTCACGACGACATTTTAGATCATGCTGAAATGCGACGCGGCAAAGCCACCGCTCATGCCCGATGGGGCCCGGAAACAGCAGTGCTTTTGGGCGATTGTCTTTTTGCCCATGCCCTCAAATTATGCACCCGTTTTGAGAATCGCCGTGTTGCAGAAAAAGTTGCCGAAGCTGCTAGCGATTTGATCCAAGGTGAAATTTTGCAAACGCAACGTCAATTCGACCTGACTTTTTCCATAGAAGATTATTTTCGAATCATCGGTATGAAAACAGCTGCCTTATTTGAAGTCTGCACCGAACTAAGCGCTCTGCTCAATCAGGTTAACCAAGAAAAACAAGAGAGTTTTCGGCAATTTGGCCGCCATTTAGGTATTGCTTATCAAATTTACGATGACTGTCTAGATCTGGTTGGAACTGAAAACCAAACTGGAAAAACTTTGGGCACCGACCTGGTAAAAGGCAAGCTAACTTTGCCTATTCTTTTTTATCTTCAAACTCTTCAAGGAGCCGACCTGGAAAAAGCGCATGAAATTATTTTGAGCGGCGAATTAGAAAGTTACTATCAACTCATTCAAGCAATTCATGCTTCAGGCCAATTTCGTCACGCTATTGAAAGTTTTATTAAAGAAATTGATGCGAGTCGCGCTTACCTTACTGAATGGAAGCAAAATGTTTATCGCAACGGATTAGAAAAGTTCCTCGAAACATTAAAGCAACAACTCGAACCTCTTTAA
- a CDS encoding peptide ABC transporter substrate-binding protein: MPQISRNVLLRFFLYFIFLGFSLSSCSPSKPRADLVFINGIEPESLDPAIITGQPEGRIVMALFEGLTSRDSYGRVGPGMAERWEISSDGLTYRFYLRNNARWSNGDLVAAQDFAQSWERVLNPVTTSDYAEILYYLENAEAYHDGKIKDFNQVGVKALDSQTLEVRLHDPTPFFLDLCAFVTTYPVHFPTLRRYGLDWIKPGKLVSNGAYRLTDWRINDRIRLEKNPYYWRADQVELNTVEALPINQATTAFNFYQTSVADLVLDKGSIPPLLLGELRKRPDCHIAPILATYFYRFNVTRPPFNNPLVRKAIAFSIDKKFIVERVTRAGEPVTGSFTPPGLPQYQPPRGLSHDPDLGRKLLAQAGYPNGKNFPAMTLLYNKTEQDENIALAFQSMMKKELGIRVELRNQEWKVYLNSLSQLDYDIARSSWVGDYADPNTFLDCFVTGRGNNRTGWSFARYDQLMTQANQENNPDKRAQLLYQAETILVEEQVPIVPIFHFVGIKLYDANRLGGLHLNLIDEYPIREMFRK, from the coding sequence ATGCCACAAATCAGCCGTAACGTGTTGTTACGATTTTTTCTTTATTTTATTTTTCTGGGATTTTCCCTTTCTTCCTGTTCGCCCTCCAAACCTCGAGCAGATTTAGTTTTTATTAATGGCATTGAGCCGGAAAGTTTGGATCCCGCTATTATTACGGGTCAACCGGAGGGGCGCATTGTAATGGCGCTTTTCGAAGGATTAACCTCGCGCGATAGTTATGGTCGTGTGGGGCCTGGTATGGCGGAGCGTTGGGAAATTTCTTCCGATGGATTAACTTACCGTTTTTATTTGAGAAATAACGCGCGTTGGAGCAATGGCGATTTGGTAGCCGCGCAAGATTTTGCGCAGTCGTGGGAGCGCGTGTTAAATCCAGTGACAACTTCCGATTATGCGGAAATTCTTTACTATCTTGAAAATGCTGAGGCTTATCACGATGGTAAAATAAAAGATTTTAATCAGGTGGGGGTGAAAGCGCTCGATTCGCAAACCCTGGAAGTGAGATTGCACGATCCCACGCCTTTCTTTCTCGATCTTTGTGCGTTTGTGACGACTTATCCGGTCCATTTTCCTACCCTTAGGCGCTACGGATTAGATTGGATTAAACCAGGAAAATTAGTTTCCAATGGCGCTTATCGTTTGACGGATTGGCGGATCAATGATCGCATTCGGTTGGAAAAAAATCCTTATTATTGGCGTGCTGATCAGGTGGAATTGAACACGGTAGAAGCGTTGCCGATTAATCAAGCAACAACGGCTTTTAATTTTTATCAAACTAGTGTGGCCGATCTTGTTTTGGATAAAGGCAGTATACCACCTTTATTATTAGGGGAACTGCGCAAACGTCCCGATTGTCATATTGCGCCGATTTTAGCTACTTATTTTTATCGCTTTAATGTTACGCGACCCCCTTTCAATAATCCTCTGGTTCGCAAAGCGATTGCATTTTCGATTGATAAAAAATTTATTGTCGAACGCGTCACGCGCGCTGGCGAACCGGTCACAGGGTCTTTCACGCCTCCAGGACTTCCGCAATATCAACCGCCCCGAGGTTTGAGTCACGATCCTGATTTGGGTCGAAAATTATTAGCCCAAGCCGGTTATCCGAATGGGAAAAATTTTCCTGCTATGACATTGCTTTATAATAAAACTGAGCAAGACGAAAATATTGCGTTGGCTTTTCAAAGTATGATGAAAAAAGAGTTGGGAATTCGAGTGGAATTGAGAAATCAAGAATGGAAAGTTTATCTCAATTCATTGAGCCAATTGGATTACGATATCGCGCGCTCCAGTTGGGTGGGAGATTATGCTGATCCTAATACTTTTCTCGATTGCTTTGTTACAGGTCGCGGCAATAATCGCACGGGATGGAGTTTTGCTCGATACGATCAATTGATGACTCAAGCCAATCAGGAAAATAATCCCGACAAACGCGCGCAGTTGCTTTATCAAGCTGAAACTATTCTTGTGGAAGAACAGGTGCCTATCGTTCCTATTTTTCATTTCGTTGGCATTAAATTATATGACGCGAATCGATTAGGAGGCTTGCATCTCAACTTGATTGATGAATATCCTATTCGCGAAATGTTTCGAAAATAA
- a CDS encoding ABC transporter permease translates to MKLFSQILIHRRIMIALCILCIVVLAAIIGPWFSPYDYETGSATAFSPPSWQHWGGTDLLGRDVFTRMLYGARISLLVGFVGALVSLLIGVSYGAISGYIGGKIDLVMMRLVDVLYSIPRLIFVITLISMLDWQMRRLLMRWEWPELAAQARLVLLFVGLGAVEWLTMARIVRGQVLTLKERQFVTASRALGQNHFYLLFRHILPNLTGIILVYLTLTIPVVILEESLLSFLGLGVQAPLSSWGIMISSGAQIINPIKSYWWLLFTPSLAMAITLLALNFVGDGLRDWLDPRSQSH, encoded by the coding sequence ATGAAACTTTTTTCTCAAATTCTAATTCATCGACGTATCATGATAGCTTTATGCATTTTATGTATCGTTGTTTTGGCGGCTATTATCGGTCCTTGGTTTTCGCCTTACGATTATGAAACGGGTAGCGCTACGGCATTTTCTCCTCCAAGTTGGCAGCATTGGGGGGGGACGGATTTATTGGGACGCGATGTTTTTACACGCATGCTTTATGGCGCGCGAATTTCTTTGTTGGTAGGTTTTGTAGGCGCTCTGGTGAGTTTGCTGATTGGTGTGAGTTATGGCGCGATTTCCGGCTATATCGGGGGAAAAATTGATTTGGTGATGATGCGTTTGGTGGATGTGCTGTATAGTATTCCACGACTCATTTTTGTTATTACTTTGATTAGCATGTTGGATTGGCAAATGCGGCGCTTGTTAATGCGTTGGGAATGGCCGGAATTAGCGGCTCAGGCTCGATTAGTTTTATTATTCGTAGGATTAGGTGCTGTCGAGTGGTTAACTATGGCACGCATTGTGCGAGGGCAAGTTTTGACTTTAAAAGAAAGACAATTTGTAACAGCAAGCCGCGCTTTGGGGCAAAATCATTTTTATCTCTTATTTCGACATATTTTGCCTAATCTCACCGGGATTATATTGGTTTATTTAACCTTAACGATTCCAGTGGTTATTTTGGAGGAATCGCTCCTTAGCTTTTTAGGTTTGGGTGTTCAAGCGCCTCTTTCGAGTTGGGGAATTATGATTTCCAGTGGAGCGCAAATTATTAATCCTATTAAAAGTTATTGGTGGCTGCTTTTTACGCCTAGTTTGGCCATGGCCATTACGTTGTTGGCCTTGAACTTTGTGGGTGATGGTTTGCGCGATTGGCTTGATCCTCGAAGTCAATCGCATTGA
- a CDS encoding ABC transporter permease has translation MRRRLIIRVVLAIPTLFAVVCLTFFLMRLAPGGPFDREKAIPESIKRQLMAQYQLDGPVLTQLYYYLKDVARGDLRLSTKYRNRTVNEIISQTLPISACLGGIAFFLALGGGCFFGIWAAYRHNRPSDSILMFLALLGIALPSFVIGPLLIVLFSFKLGWLPVGGWGTVQQVFLPALALSLPYMAYLARMVRVSMLETLNQDYIRTARAKGLAEWRVLYVHALKNAALPVVSYSGPLAANILTGSLVVEEIFKIPGIGPFFVNGVLNRDVFVVGGITLVYSMLLIAFNLVVDLFYGLLDKRIQSA, from the coding sequence ATGAGACGCCGTTTGATTATTCGCGTGGTATTGGCGATTCCCACTTTGTTTGCGGTGGTTTGTCTGACTTTTTTCTTGATGCGTTTGGCTCCTGGTGGACCGTTTGATCGTGAAAAAGCGATTCCTGAAAGCATTAAACGTCAACTCATGGCGCAATATCAATTGGATGGTCCCGTGCTAACTCAACTTTATTATTACTTAAAAGACGTAGCTCGAGGCGACTTGCGATTATCCACCAAATATCGCAATCGCACAGTGAACGAAATCATTTCTCAAACGTTGCCCATTTCCGCTTGCCTAGGAGGCATTGCTTTTTTTTTGGCGTTGGGTGGAGGTTGTTTTTTTGGAATTTGGGCGGCTTATCGACATAATCGACCGTCGGATTCTATTTTGATGTTTTTAGCTTTGTTGGGAATTGCATTGCCGAGTTTTGTGATCGGGCCATTACTCATTGTTCTTTTTAGTTTTAAGTTGGGATGGTTGCCCGTAGGCGGTTGGGGGACAGTCCAACAAGTTTTTTTGCCTGCTCTGGCTTTGAGCCTTCCATACATGGCTTATCTCGCCCGAATGGTGCGGGTGAGCATGTTGGAAACATTGAATCAAGATTATATTCGCACAGCTCGCGCCAAAGGTCTTGCTGAATGGCGCGTGCTTTACGTTCATGCTTTAAAAAATGCTGCGTTGCCTGTGGTTTCTTATTCTGGGCCGCTCGCGGCTAATATTTTAACCGGTTCTTTGGTTGTGGAAGAAATTTTTAAAATTCCTGGCATTGGCCCTTTTTTCGTGAACGGCGTTTTGAATCGCGACGTTTTTGTTGTCGGTGGCATTACACTGGTTTACAGCATGTTGCTAATTGCCTTCAACCTGGTAGTCGATTTGTTTTACGGTTTGCTAGATAAACGGATTCAATCTGCGTGA
- a CDS encoding penicillin-binding protein 2, with product MNFSWTEQMRKRAVLTISGLVFLFTVLSLRLLEVQVGKHDYYLGRAAANHAFRKMVYARRGDILDRNGNLLATSIPYKTVQVDLLRLRQILQKNQEIKNPKKRMSLEQIAQSLAPFLEMDTNEILKRLNDTRSLIVLKKKVELSAWEKIEALQWPGILGVDEYQRRYPEGRNASHVLGYVDSEGNGKDGIEASMDHYLKGIDGWYVSEHDASRHEIRAYRSQDAPVKNGYSISLTLDQTIQYIVEEELDKAMTNYSPAAAYAIVMRPKTGEILALANRPTYDPNERASLTWEGMRNRCVTDTFEPGSTFKIVTTAATLNEGLVTLDTPIFCENGLWFWAGVPLRDHSSYGTLTVEQVLQKSSNVGFAKLGLKLGETLLYRYIREFGFGQTVLNQIMPGEQVGTLRPLAKWSKISITRVPIGYEVAATPLQMITAMSAIANDGVLMRPMLIHEVLDEESSVVARYSPRVVKQIIRPEIAKQVIKALSSVVSQEGTAGKAAVEGFTVAGKTGTSRKWDNEAKEYSHKRYLASFIGFLPAQDPEFALLTIIDEPSSGGIYGGQVAAPVFSAMASRIARHLDLSPETSFWEVASR from the coding sequence ATGAATTTTTCTTGGACAGAGCAAATGCGAAAGCGCGCAGTACTTACGATTAGTGGGTTGGTTTTTTTATTTACTGTTCTTTCATTGCGTTTGTTGGAAGTGCAGGTGGGAAAGCATGATTATTATCTGGGTCGAGCGGCCGCAAATCATGCTTTTCGTAAAATGGTTTATGCTCGGCGCGGCGATATTCTGGATCGCAATGGCAATCTTTTGGCAACCAGTATTCCTTATAAAACGGTTCAAGTAGATCTTTTGCGTTTGCGACAAATCTTGCAGAAGAATCAGGAGATAAAAAACCCTAAAAAAAGAATGTCATTGGAGCAAATCGCTCAGTCTCTTGCTCCATTTTTGGAGATGGATACGAACGAAATTTTGAAACGTTTGAATGATACTCGATCCCTTATTGTTTTGAAAAAGAAAGTAGAGCTTTCAGCCTGGGAAAAAATCGAGGCTTTACAATGGCCGGGTATTTTAGGTGTGGACGAATATCAACGTCGTTATCCCGAAGGGCGAAATGCGAGTCATGTCTTGGGTTATGTCGATAGCGAAGGCAATGGCAAGGATGGCATTGAAGCTTCGATGGATCATTATTTAAAAGGCATTGATGGTTGGTATGTTTCAGAGCATGATGCCAGTCGACACGAGATTCGCGCTTATCGTTCGCAAGACGCGCCAGTAAAAAATGGTTATTCCATTTCGCTCACATTGGATCAAACCATTCAATATATTGTTGAGGAAGAGTTGGATAAGGCGATGACCAATTATTCGCCGGCAGCCGCTTATGCGATTGTGATGAGGCCAAAAACTGGTGAAATTTTAGCGTTGGCCAATCGTCCCACTTATGATCCTAACGAACGAGCCAGTTTAACCTGGGAAGGTATGCGCAATCGGTGTGTGACGGATACCTTTGAACCGGGGTCGACCTTTAAAATTGTTACCACGGCTGCAACGCTCAATGAAGGATTGGTGACACTTGATACTCCGATTTTTTGTGAAAATGGTTTGTGGTTTTGGGCAGGTGTGCCTTTGCGAGATCATAGCAGTTATGGAACTTTGACTGTGGAACAAGTTTTACAAAAATCCAGCAATGTTGGTTTTGCTAAATTGGGTTTGAAGTTGGGTGAGACTTTGCTTTATCGCTACATTCGCGAATTTGGGTTTGGGCAAACGGTTTTAAATCAGATCATGCCAGGTGAACAAGTTGGCACATTGCGACCTTTGGCAAAATGGTCAAAAATTTCTATTACTCGTGTTCCAATTGGTTATGAAGTGGCAGCAACACCTTTGCAAATGATTACTGCCATGTCAGCCATTGCCAATGATGGTGTGCTAATGAGACCCATGTTAATTCATGAGGTTTTGGATGAGGAGAGCAGTGTGGTGGCCCGTTATAGTCCACGAGTTGTTAAACAAATTATTAGGCCGGAAATTGCGAAGCAGGTGATTAAAGCTTTATCATCAGTAGTTTCGCAAGAAGGCACAGCGGGCAAAGCGGCGGTAGAAGGATTTACTGTAGCGGGAAAAACAGGAACTTCACGCAAATGGGATAATGAAGCGAAAGAATATTCGCACAAACGGTATTTAGCTTCCTTCATTGGTTTTTTGCCAGCGCAAGATCCGGAATTTGCTTTGCTAACGATTATTGATGAGCCTTCCAGTGGAGGAATTTATGGTGGTCAAGTGGCAGCGCCCGTTTTTTCCGCAATGGCTTCGCGCATTGCACGACATTTGGATCTGAGTCCTGAAACTTCTTTCTGGGAGGTGGCGAGCCGATGA